In the Myxococcus guangdongensis genome, one interval contains:
- a CDS encoding Gfo/Idh/MocA family protein, with translation MSGAKPGAHTLGWAVVGCGLVARDYVIPALQGARNARLVALCDSDAEALMRVQADDVVRHTALDAALADRSVEAVYIATPNHLHAAMTEACAAAGKHVLCEKPMAITPQDGLRMLSACRRAGVHYATAFDQRHHAAHRKLRTLVKEGALGTITQARIHYACWLPADWAANNWRIDPEQAGGGAMIDLAPHGLDLLEVVLGDEWQSLTAMTQRRVHDYPVDDGAVLMGQFRGGTLGLLQVAYNCPDAYPRRTLELIGTRARALAYKTMGQTPGGTLSLTDATTGAETRLPLSPDEDQSPFRNQVEAFSECVLEGRPQPFAPERDVRLVGLLSQALHAGKAFPPCH, from the coding sequence TCCGGGGCGAAGCCGGGGGCCCACACGCTGGGCTGGGCGGTGGTGGGATGCGGTCTGGTGGCGCGGGACTACGTCATCCCGGCGCTCCAGGGCGCGCGCAACGCGCGGCTGGTGGCGCTGTGTGATTCAGACGCGGAGGCGCTGATGCGCGTCCAGGCGGACGACGTCGTCCGGCACACCGCGCTGGACGCGGCGCTGGCGGACCGGAGCGTGGAGGCCGTCTACATCGCCACGCCCAACCACCTGCACGCCGCGATGACGGAGGCGTGCGCTGCGGCGGGCAAGCACGTGCTGTGCGAGAAGCCCATGGCCATCACCCCGCAGGACGGGCTGCGCATGCTGTCCGCGTGTCGGCGCGCGGGCGTGCACTACGCCACCGCCTTCGACCAGCGCCACCACGCCGCGCACCGCAAGCTGCGCACGCTGGTGAAGGAGGGCGCGCTGGGCACCATCACCCAGGCGCGCATCCACTACGCCTGCTGGCTGCCCGCGGACTGGGCTGCGAACAACTGGCGCATCGACCCGGAGCAGGCCGGCGGCGGCGCGATGATTGACCTGGCGCCCCACGGGCTGGACCTGCTGGAGGTCGTCCTGGGGGATGAGTGGCAGTCGCTCACCGCGATGACGCAGCGGCGCGTGCATGACTACCCGGTGGACGACGGCGCGGTGCTGATGGGTCAGTTCCGCGGTGGCACGCTGGGGCTCCTGCAGGTGGCCTACAACTGCCCGGACGCCTACCCCCGGCGCACGCTGGAGCTCATCGGCACCCGCGCGCGCGCGCTGGCGTACAAGACGATGGGGCAGACGCCCGGCGGGACGCTGTCGCTCACCGACGCGACGACGGGCGCGGAGACGCGGCTCCCCCTGTCTCCGGACGAGGACCAGAGCCCCTTCCGCAACCAGGTGGAGGCCTTCTCCGAGTGCGTGCTGGAAGGCCGGCCGCAGCCCTTCGCCCCGGAGCGCGACGTGCGCCTCGTGGGGCTCCTGTCGCAGGCGCTCCACGCCGGGAAGGCGTTTCCCCCATGTCACTGA